The following proteins come from a genomic window of Meles meles chromosome 1, mMelMel3.1 paternal haplotype, whole genome shotgun sequence:
- the PPM1J gene encoding protein phosphatase 1J isoform X2, whose amino-acid sequence MLNRVRSAVAHLVSSGGAPPPRPKSPDLPNAPSPQTAAPPEAPRSPPATAGSGSAAPAKTVEARASFSRPTFLQLSPGGLRRADDHAGRAVQSPPDTGRRLPWSTGYAEVINAGKSRHNEDQACCEVVYVEGRRSVSGAPREPSQGQGLCFYYWGLFDGHAGRGAAEMAARLLHRHIREQLKDLVEILQDPSPPPLCLPSTPGAPGSSDSSHLVGPQSCWSSQKEVTHESLVVGAIENAFQFMDEQMARERRGHQVEGGCCALVVVYLLGKVYVANAGDSRAIIVRNGEIIPMSREFTPETERQRLQLLGCLKPELLGGEFTHLEFPRRIQPKELGQRMLYRDQNMTGWAYKKIELEDLRFPLVCGEGKKARVMATIGVTRGLGDHNLKVCSSTLPIKPFLSCFPEVRVYDLTQYEHCPDDVLVLGTDGLWDVTSDCEVHSSGPSSGPGGPGHPPGPWLASPQQQAGFRG is encoded by the exons ATGCTAAACCGGGTGCGCTCGGCAGTGGCGCACCTGGTGAGCTCCGGGGGCGCCCCGCCTCCGCGCCCCAAGTCCCCAGACCTGCCCAACGCGCCGTCCCCGCAGACCGCCGCTCCTCCAGAAGCGCCCAGGAGCCCTCCGGCGACGGCTGGGAGCGGGAGCGCCGCGCCGGCAAAGACAGTAGAGGCTCGAGCGAGTTTCTCCCGACCGACCTTCCTGCAGCTGAGCCCGGGGGGGCTGCGACGCGCCGATGACCACGCTGGCCGGGCTGTGCAAAGCCCCCCGGACACCGGCCGTCGCCTGCCCTGGAGCACGGGCTACGCCGA GGTCATCAACGCTGGCAAAAGCCGGCACAATGAGGACCAGGCTTGCTGTGAGGTGGTGTATGTGGAAGGACGGAGGAGtgtttcaggggcacctagggAGCCTAGCCAAGGCCAG GGACTCTGCTTCTACTACTGGGGCCTGTTTGATGGGCATGCAGGGCGGGGAGCTGCTGAAATGGCCGCCAGGCTCCTGCATCGCCACATCCGGGAGCAGCTAAAGGACCTGGTAGAGATACTCCAGGACCCCTCgccacctcccctctgcctcccgtctaccccaggagccccaggttcCTCTGATTCTTCTCACTTGGTTGGTCCTCAGTCCTGCTGGTCTTCACAGAAGGAAGTGACCCATGAGAGCCTGGTAGTGGGGGCCATTGAGAATGCCTTCCAGTTCATG GATGAACAGATGGCCCGGGAGCGGCGTGGCCACCAAGTGGAGGGGGGCTGCTGTGCACTGGTTGTGGTCTACTTGCTAGGCAAGGTGTATGTGGCCAATGCAGGTGACAGCAG AGCCATCATTGTCCGGAATGGTGAAATCATTCCAATGTCCCGGGAGTTCACCCCGGAGACTGAGCGCCAGCGTCTTCAGCTGCTT GGCTGCCTGAAACCAGAGCTGCTAGGTGGTGAATTCACCCACCTTGAGTTCCCCCGCAGAATTCAGCCGAAGGAGCTGGGCCAGAGGATGCTGTACCGGGACCAGAACATGACCGGCTG ggcctaCAAAAAGATCGAGCTGGAGGATCTCAGGTTTCCTCTGGTCTGTGGGGAGGGCAAAAAG GCTCGTGTGATGGCCACCATCGGGGTGACCCGGGGCTTGGGAGACCACAACCTCAAGGTCTGCAGCTCCACTTTGCCCATCAAgcccttcctctcctgcttcccgGAG GTGCGAGTGTACGACCTGACACAGTATGAGCACTGCCCAGATGACGTGCTAGTCCTGGGAACAGATGGACTGTGGGATGTCACCAGTGACTGTGAG GTACACAGCTCTGGCCCAAGCTCTGGTCCTGGGGGCCCGGGGCACCCCCCGGGACCGTGGCTGGCGTCTCCCCAACAACAAGCTGGGTTCCGGGGATGA
- the PPM1J gene encoding protein phosphatase 1J isoform X1, with product MLNRVRSAVAHLVSSGGAPPPRPKSPDLPNAPSPQTAAPPEAPRSPPATAGSGSAAPAKTVEARASFSRPTFLQLSPGGLRRADDHAGRAVQSPPDTGRRLPWSTGYAEVINAGKSRHNEDQACCEVVYVEGRRSVSGAPREPSQGQGLCFYYWGLFDGHAGRGAAEMAARLLHRHIREQLKDLVEILQDPSPPPLCLPSTPGAPGSSDSSHLVGPQSCWSSQKEVTHESLVVGAIENAFQFMDEQMARERRGHQVEGGCCALVVVYLLGKVYVANAGDSRAIIVRNGEIIPMSREFTPETERQRLQLLGCLKPELLGGEFTHLEFPRRIQPKELGQRMLYRDQNMTGWAYKKIELEDLRFPLVCGEGKKARVMATIGVTRGLGDHNLKVCSSTLPIKPFLSCFPEVRVYDLTQYEHCPDDVLVLGTDGLWDVTSDCEVAATVDRVLSAYEPNDPSRYTALAQALVLGARGTPRDRGWRLPNNKLGSGDDISVFVIPLGGPGSYS from the exons ATGCTAAACCGGGTGCGCTCGGCAGTGGCGCACCTGGTGAGCTCCGGGGGCGCCCCGCCTCCGCGCCCCAAGTCCCCAGACCTGCCCAACGCGCCGTCCCCGCAGACCGCCGCTCCTCCAGAAGCGCCCAGGAGCCCTCCGGCGACGGCTGGGAGCGGGAGCGCCGCGCCGGCAAAGACAGTAGAGGCTCGAGCGAGTTTCTCCCGACCGACCTTCCTGCAGCTGAGCCCGGGGGGGCTGCGACGCGCCGATGACCACGCTGGCCGGGCTGTGCAAAGCCCCCCGGACACCGGCCGTCGCCTGCCCTGGAGCACGGGCTACGCCGA GGTCATCAACGCTGGCAAAAGCCGGCACAATGAGGACCAGGCTTGCTGTGAGGTGGTGTATGTGGAAGGACGGAGGAGtgtttcaggggcacctagggAGCCTAGCCAAGGCCAG GGACTCTGCTTCTACTACTGGGGCCTGTTTGATGGGCATGCAGGGCGGGGAGCTGCTGAAATGGCCGCCAGGCTCCTGCATCGCCACATCCGGGAGCAGCTAAAGGACCTGGTAGAGATACTCCAGGACCCCTCgccacctcccctctgcctcccgtctaccccaggagccccaggttcCTCTGATTCTTCTCACTTGGTTGGTCCTCAGTCCTGCTGGTCTTCACAGAAGGAAGTGACCCATGAGAGCCTGGTAGTGGGGGCCATTGAGAATGCCTTCCAGTTCATG GATGAACAGATGGCCCGGGAGCGGCGTGGCCACCAAGTGGAGGGGGGCTGCTGTGCACTGGTTGTGGTCTACTTGCTAGGCAAGGTGTATGTGGCCAATGCAGGTGACAGCAG AGCCATCATTGTCCGGAATGGTGAAATCATTCCAATGTCCCGGGAGTTCACCCCGGAGACTGAGCGCCAGCGTCTTCAGCTGCTT GGCTGCCTGAAACCAGAGCTGCTAGGTGGTGAATTCACCCACCTTGAGTTCCCCCGCAGAATTCAGCCGAAGGAGCTGGGCCAGAGGATGCTGTACCGGGACCAGAACATGACCGGCTG ggcctaCAAAAAGATCGAGCTGGAGGATCTCAGGTTTCCTCTGGTCTGTGGGGAGGGCAAAAAG GCTCGTGTGATGGCCACCATCGGGGTGACCCGGGGCTTGGGAGACCACAACCTCAAGGTCTGCAGCTCCACTTTGCCCATCAAgcccttcctctcctgcttcccgGAG GTGCGAGTGTACGACCTGACACAGTATGAGCACTGCCCAGATGACGTGCTAGTCCTGGGAACAGATGGACTGTGGGATGTCACCAGTGACTGTGAGGTAGCTGCCACTGTGGACAGGGTGCTGTCAGCCTATGAGCCCAATGACCCCAGCAG GTACACAGCTCTGGCCCAAGCTCTGGTCCTGGGGGCCCGGGGCACCCCCCGGGACCGTGGCTGGCGTCTCCCCAACAACAAGCTGGGTTCCGGGGATGACATCTCGGTCTTCGTCATCCCCCTGGGGGGGCCAGGCAGTTATTCCTGA
- the PPM1J gene encoding protein phosphatase 1J isoform X3, translated as MLNRVRSAVAHLVSSGGAPPPRPKSPDLPNAPSPQTAAPPEAPRSPPATAGSGSAAPAKTVEARASFSRPTFLQLSPGGLRRADDHAGRAVQSPPDTGRRLPWSTGYAEVINAGKSRHNEDQACCEVVYVEGRRSVSGAPREPSQGQGLCFYYWGLFDGHAGRGAAEMAARLLHRHIREQLKDLVEILQDPSPPPLCLPSTPGAPGSSDSSHLVGPQSCWSSQKEVTHESLVVGAIENAFQFMDEQMARERRGHQVEGGCCALVVVYLLGKVYVANAGDSRAIIVRNGEIIPMSREFTPETERQRLQLLNSAEGAGPEDAVPGPEHDRLARVMATIGVTRGLGDHNLKVCSSTLPIKPFLSCFPEVRVYDLTQYEHCPDDVLVLGTDGLWDVTSDCEVAATVDRVLSAYEPNDPSRYTALAQALVLGARGTPRDRGWRLPNNKLGSGDDISVFVIPLGGPGSYS; from the exons ATGCTAAACCGGGTGCGCTCGGCAGTGGCGCACCTGGTGAGCTCCGGGGGCGCCCCGCCTCCGCGCCCCAAGTCCCCAGACCTGCCCAACGCGCCGTCCCCGCAGACCGCCGCTCCTCCAGAAGCGCCCAGGAGCCCTCCGGCGACGGCTGGGAGCGGGAGCGCCGCGCCGGCAAAGACAGTAGAGGCTCGAGCGAGTTTCTCCCGACCGACCTTCCTGCAGCTGAGCCCGGGGGGGCTGCGACGCGCCGATGACCACGCTGGCCGGGCTGTGCAAAGCCCCCCGGACACCGGCCGTCGCCTGCCCTGGAGCACGGGCTACGCCGA GGTCATCAACGCTGGCAAAAGCCGGCACAATGAGGACCAGGCTTGCTGTGAGGTGGTGTATGTGGAAGGACGGAGGAGtgtttcaggggcacctagggAGCCTAGCCAAGGCCAG GGACTCTGCTTCTACTACTGGGGCCTGTTTGATGGGCATGCAGGGCGGGGAGCTGCTGAAATGGCCGCCAGGCTCCTGCATCGCCACATCCGGGAGCAGCTAAAGGACCTGGTAGAGATACTCCAGGACCCCTCgccacctcccctctgcctcccgtctaccccaggagccccaggttcCTCTGATTCTTCTCACTTGGTTGGTCCTCAGTCCTGCTGGTCTTCACAGAAGGAAGTGACCCATGAGAGCCTGGTAGTGGGGGCCATTGAGAATGCCTTCCAGTTCATG GATGAACAGATGGCCCGGGAGCGGCGTGGCCACCAAGTGGAGGGGGGCTGCTGTGCACTGGTTGTGGTCTACTTGCTAGGCAAGGTGTATGTGGCCAATGCAGGTGACAGCAG AGCCATCATTGTCCGGAATGGTGAAATCATTCCAATGTCCCGGGAGTTCACCCCGGAGACTGAGCGCCAGCGTCTTCAGCTGCTT AATTCAGCCGAAGGAGCTGGGCCAGAGGATGCTGTACCGGGACCAGAACATGACCGGCTG GCTCGTGTGATGGCCACCATCGGGGTGACCCGGGGCTTGGGAGACCACAACCTCAAGGTCTGCAGCTCCACTTTGCCCATCAAgcccttcctctcctgcttcccgGAG GTGCGAGTGTACGACCTGACACAGTATGAGCACTGCCCAGATGACGTGCTAGTCCTGGGAACAGATGGACTGTGGGATGTCACCAGTGACTGTGAGGTAGCTGCCACTGTGGACAGGGTGCTGTCAGCCTATGAGCCCAATGACCCCAGCAG GTACACAGCTCTGGCCCAAGCTCTGGTCCTGGGGGCCCGGGGCACCCCCCGGGACCGTGGCTGGCGTCTCCCCAACAACAAGCTGGGTTCCGGGGATGACATCTCGGTCTTCGTCATCCCCCTGGGGGGGCCAGGCAGTTATTCCTGA
- the PPM1J gene encoding protein phosphatase 1J isoform X4 → MLNRVRSAVAHLVSSGGAPPPRPKSPDLPNAPSPQTAAPPEAPRSPPATAGSGSAAPAKTVEARASFSRPTFLQLSPGGLRRADDHAGRAVQSPPDTGRRLPWSTGYAEVINAGKSRHNEDQACCEVVYVEGRRSVSGAPREPSQGQGLCFYYWGLFDGHAGRGAAEMAARLLHRHIREQLKDLVEILQDPSPPPLCLPSTPGAPGSSDSSHLVGPQSCWSSQKEVTHESLVVGAIENAFQFMDEQMARERRGHQVEGGCCALVVVYLLGKVYVANAGDSRAIIVRNGEIIPMSREFTPETERQRLQLLNSAEGAGPEDAVPGPEHDRLVRVYDLTQYEHCPDDVLVLGTDGLWDVTSDCEVAATVDRVLSAYEPNDPSRYTALAQALVLGARGTPRDRGWRLPNNKLGSGDDISVFVIPLGGPGSYS, encoded by the exons ATGCTAAACCGGGTGCGCTCGGCAGTGGCGCACCTGGTGAGCTCCGGGGGCGCCCCGCCTCCGCGCCCCAAGTCCCCAGACCTGCCCAACGCGCCGTCCCCGCAGACCGCCGCTCCTCCAGAAGCGCCCAGGAGCCCTCCGGCGACGGCTGGGAGCGGGAGCGCCGCGCCGGCAAAGACAGTAGAGGCTCGAGCGAGTTTCTCCCGACCGACCTTCCTGCAGCTGAGCCCGGGGGGGCTGCGACGCGCCGATGACCACGCTGGCCGGGCTGTGCAAAGCCCCCCGGACACCGGCCGTCGCCTGCCCTGGAGCACGGGCTACGCCGA GGTCATCAACGCTGGCAAAAGCCGGCACAATGAGGACCAGGCTTGCTGTGAGGTGGTGTATGTGGAAGGACGGAGGAGtgtttcaggggcacctagggAGCCTAGCCAAGGCCAG GGACTCTGCTTCTACTACTGGGGCCTGTTTGATGGGCATGCAGGGCGGGGAGCTGCTGAAATGGCCGCCAGGCTCCTGCATCGCCACATCCGGGAGCAGCTAAAGGACCTGGTAGAGATACTCCAGGACCCCTCgccacctcccctctgcctcccgtctaccccaggagccccaggttcCTCTGATTCTTCTCACTTGGTTGGTCCTCAGTCCTGCTGGTCTTCACAGAAGGAAGTGACCCATGAGAGCCTGGTAGTGGGGGCCATTGAGAATGCCTTCCAGTTCATG GATGAACAGATGGCCCGGGAGCGGCGTGGCCACCAAGTGGAGGGGGGCTGCTGTGCACTGGTTGTGGTCTACTTGCTAGGCAAGGTGTATGTGGCCAATGCAGGTGACAGCAG AGCCATCATTGTCCGGAATGGTGAAATCATTCCAATGTCCCGGGAGTTCACCCCGGAGACTGAGCGCCAGCGTCTTCAGCTGCTT AATTCAGCCGAAGGAGCTGGGCCAGAGGATGCTGTACCGGGACCAGAACATGACCGGCTG GTGCGAGTGTACGACCTGACACAGTATGAGCACTGCCCAGATGACGTGCTAGTCCTGGGAACAGATGGACTGTGGGATGTCACCAGTGACTGTGAGGTAGCTGCCACTGTGGACAGGGTGCTGTCAGCCTATGAGCCCAATGACCCCAGCAG GTACACAGCTCTGGCCCAAGCTCTGGTCCTGGGGGCCCGGGGCACCCCCCGGGACCGTGGCTGGCGTCTCCCCAACAACAAGCTGGGTTCCGGGGATGACATCTCGGTCTTCGTCATCCCCCTGGGGGGGCCAGGCAGTTATTCCTGA
- the RHOC gene encoding rho-related GTP-binding protein RhoC encodes MAAIRKKLVIVGDGACGKTCLLIVFSKDQFPEVYVPTVFENYIADIEVDGKQVELALWDTAGQEDYDRLRPLSYPDTDVILMCFSIDSPDSLENIPEKWTPEVKHFCPNVPIILVGNKKDLRQDEHTRRELAKMKQEPVRSEEGRDMANRISAFGYLECSAKTKEGVREVFEMATRAGLQVRKNKRRRGCPIL; translated from the exons ATGGCTGCGATCCGAAAGAAGCTGGTGATTGTGGGGGATGGGGCCTGTGGGAAGACCTGCCTCCTCATCGTCTTCAGCAAGGATCAGTTCCCTGAAGTCTACGTCCCCACGGTCTTCGAGAACTACATCGCAGACATAGAGGTGGACGGCAAGCAG GTGGAGCTGGCGCTGTGGGACACAGCCGGGCAGGAGGACTACGATCGGCTGCGGCCTCTCTCCTACCCGGACACTGATGTCATCCTCATGTGCTTCTCCATCGACAGCCCCGACAGCCTGG AAAACATTCCTGAGAAGTGGACCCCGGAGGTGAAGCACTTCTGCCCCAACGTGCCCATCATCCTGGTGGGGAATAAGAAGGACCTAAGGCAAGATGAACATACCAGGAGAGAGCTGGCCAAGATGAAGCAG GAACCTGTGCGATCTGAGGAGGGTCGGGACATGGCGAACCGGATCAGTGCCTTTGGCTACCTTGAGTGCTCAGCCAAGACcaaggagggggtgagggaggtaTTCGAGATGGCCACTCGGGCCGGCCTCCAGGTTCGCAAGAACAAGCGCCGGAGGGGTTGTCCCATTCTCTGA